In one window of Falco cherrug isolate bFalChe1 chromosome 12, bFalChe1.pri, whole genome shotgun sequence DNA:
- the LOC129737197 gene encoding basic proline-rich protein-like produces the protein MQILTNDPAAGGLQATERTPAARGAQLAHPARRSPTGRRQPHGRSRRDRPSRGHGRRMRARGRAAARRPGCGRCPTGNPPRMGGPESKLTRCDPSGPAGQARHRAGTELGWGRASGARRGRRRGGGGPRQAGSGPGGPRPGGPSRRAPGRAPAGSGPPPPQGAAGSPGAGPLGKRSPGPRRRPGAQRDRRGPPQLPGGSPAAREGSAARRHSPGPPPPPPSPQRRREAPRRALLEPLPLPQPPPPGPLRPPPTSAAQRGPGPAGGGARAQRGAVPRPARPPAPRGGLALAGCRRAGAGPGAAAP, from the coding sequence ATGCAGATTTTAACAAACGACCCCGCAGCAGGAGGCCTTCAGGCAACCGAGCGAACCCCCGCGGCACggggggcacagctggcacaCCCGGCCCGGCGCAGCCCCACGGGGAGGCGGCAGCCGCACGGCCGGAGTCGCCGGGACAGGCCGAGCCGCGGCCACGGGAGGAGAATGCGGGCCCGCGGCAGGGCCGCAGCCCGCCGGCCGGGGTGCGGGCGCTGCCCCACTGGAAACCCCCCGCGGATGGGGGGCCCCGAGTCAAAGCTGACCCGCTGCGATCCCAGCGGCCCCGCCGGACAAGCGCGGCACCGAGCGGGCACCGAGCTGGGCTGGGGCCGCGCCTCAGGCGCCaggcggggccggcggcgagGCGGAGGCGGCCCCAGGCAGGCGGGGagcgggccgggcgggccgcgGCCCGGGGGGCCAAGCCGCAGGGCGCCAGGGCGGGCTCCCGCCGGCTCGGGGCCTCCGCCGCCTCAGGGCGCCGCCGGCAGCCCGGGCGCCGGGCCGCTCGGGAAGCGGAGTCCAGGCCCCCGCCGCAGGCCTGGGGCGCAGCGGGACCGGCGGGGCCCGCCCCAGCTCCCGGGAGGCTCACCGGCCGCTCGGGAGGGAAGCGCGGCTCGGAGACACAGCCCGGGcccgccaccgccgcccccGTCCCCTCAGCGCCGGCGGGaggcgccgcgccgcgccctGCTCGAGCCCCTCCCGctgccgcagccgccgccgccggggcccctGCGCCCACCGCCTACCTCCGCGGCGCAGCGCGGGCCCGGGCCGGCCGGCGGCGGAGCGCGGGCGCAGCGGGGGGCGGTCCCtcgccccgcccggccgcccgcccctcGGGGAGGCTTGGCCCTCGCGGGCTGCCGTCGGGCCGGCGCGGGGCCCGGTGCCGCCGCCCCCTGA